CGCGGACAAGAGCTACGTCGCCGCCGATCCGTCGGTGTCCGCCGCGATCGCCGCCGAGCACCAGGCGACGATCGACTACGTGAAGACCCCGATCGGCTCGACCGACTACCGGATGAACTCGTACTTCGCGGACGCCGGCGATCCGGGCGCGATCCAGATCGTCAACGAGGCGCAGGCCGACTACGTGAAGACCTACGTGCAGGCGAACCTGCCGCAATACGCGTCGCTGCCGGTGCTGTCGGTCAGCGCGCCGTTCAAGAGCGGCTTCGGCGGCGGCAGCGACTACACCGACGTCGCGCCCGGCGCGCTCGCGATCAACAACGCGGCCGACCTGTACCTGTATCCGAACACCGTGTACGCGGTGAAGGTGAGTGGCAGCGACGTGAAGAACTGGCTCGAGACGGCCGCGAAGCGCTTCAACACGATCGATCCGGCCAAGGCGACCGTGCAGCCGCTCGTCAGCAGCTTCCCCGGCTACAACTTCGACATGTTCACGTCCGCGGATCTCGCTTACGAGATCGACGTCACGCAGCCGGTCGGCAGCCGGATCAGGAACCTGACGTACAAGGGCGCGCCGATCGACCCGAACGCGCAGTTCATCATCGCGACCAACAACTACCGCGCGAGCGGCGGCGGCAACTTCCCGGGCCTCGACGGCAGCAAGACGATCTTCGCGTCGCCGGACGCGAACCGCGACGTGCTGATTTCGTTCATCAAGAAGCGCGGCGCGATCACGCGCGCGGCGGACGGCGCGCAGCGCAGCTGGCGCTTCACGAAGCTCGCGAGCTCGGTCGCGCACGTGCAGTTCACGTCCGCGCCGAACCGGCTCGGCGACGCGGCGGCAGCCGGCCTGACCGGCCTCACGCAGGTCGCGGCCGACGACGGCTCGGGCAAGAACCTCGCCATCTACGAGATCGACCTCACGCAATGAACACGAGACCCGCGATGCAACCGATCCGGACGATGCGTCCGGCCGAGTCCGGCTTCTCCGGCGCCGCGCGACGCGTGCTGCGCGCAAAGCTGCCGCCCGCCGCGCTGCTCGCGGCGGCGGCCGTGACCGTTGCGGCCGTCGTCGCGGCGACCGGCTGGCGCGCCGCCGGCCCCGCGCCGAGTGCCGCCCAGCTCGACGAATGGCAGGCGATGGTCGCGCAGGCCGTCGAGCCGCACGCGCTCGCGCAGTTGCGCACCCTCGCGCGGCGCGGCTCGGGCGACGCGCAGGCGGCGCTCGGCATCGCGCTCGTCGATGCGCGCGAGCCGGGGCTGCGCGACGAGGGGCGCGGCTGGCTCGAAACCGCCGCGCAGGCGGACGGCCGTACCGACACGCCGGCCGTGCGGCGTGCGCAGCTTGCGCTCGGCAAGGCGCTGCTGCTCGGCAGCGGCGACATGCCGAAGGACTACGCACGCGCCCGCACGCTGCTCGGCGAAGCGGCCGCACAGGGCGATCCGGCAGCCGCGTATTACCTCGGGCTGATCTATCGCAGCGGCTACGGCATCGCGGCCGATCCGGCGCAGGCCGCGCACTGGTTCGCGATCGCGTCGCGCGTGGACATCCCGGCCGCGGACTTCATGCTCGCCAACGCGTACCGCGAAGGCAGCGGCGTGCCGCGCGACGAAGCGCGCGCGCTCGCGCTGTATCGCCGGGCGGCGGAACACGAGTTGCCCGAAGCCGTGCAGACGCTCGCGATGGCGTATCGCAACGGCGAGCTGGGGCTGCGCGCCGACGCGGACGAGTTCCACGCGCAGTGGATCGAGACCGCGCATGCGTTGAAGCATCCGGTCGTCGCGCCGTGACGGTGCGTCGGCGGCGCCGGCGCGAACGCGGCGGCCGAGCGATGCTGGGTGCGACGAGCATGACTTGACGCGCCGCGCATCGATCGCCCGCAACGGGAATCGATGCGCGGCGCGCGGATCGTCGGGAGTCGGGCCGCCAGGGCGCAGCCCTGAATGGCAAGACGCTGCTTGCCCACGAAACGACGTCTGAAGAAGACATCAACGCGCTGGAACAGAAGGAGAAGCACCAAGTCGCGCGGCGGCGGCCCTGCGCAGGTCGCGTGCGGGCCGCGCGTCCGCGGCCCCGCCTGCCATGCGCGCCGCCCGGCACGCACTGTCCCCCTGTGGCTACAATAAGCGCCATGAACGCCCCCACCTCCTCCGACATGCCCGATTCCGGCGACGCGCACATCGCGCGCAACCGGCTCGAGGCACACCTGGACGCCGGCCCGCGTGCGTGGCCGCTCGACATCGTTGCCGCCACCGGCTCGACCAACGCCGACGTCGCGACGCGCCTCAAGGCGCTGCCGCGCACCGCGAACGCGCTGCCCGCGCCGCTCGTGCGCGTCGCGTTCGAGCAGACGGCGGGCCGCGGCCGGCAGGGGCGCCCCTGGTTCGCGCAGCCCGGCAACGCACTGCTGTGCTCGGTCGGCTGCATCGTGCCGCGCCCCGTCGATGCGCTCGGCGGCCTCAGCATCGCGATCGGCGTCGCGCTCGCGGAAGGGCTCGCCACGCTGCCGCTCGACGCCCGCACGCGCGTCGCGCTCAAGTGGCCGAACGACCTGCTGCTGACGGCCACCGACGACGGCGCGCCGCGCATCGTCGGCAAGCTCGCCGGGATCCTGATCGAAACCGTCTGGACCACCGCCGACGCGACCGCCGTCGTGATCGGTTTCGGCATCAACGTGCGCGGCGCGGAAGCCGTCGCCGCGCAGGTCGATGCACTGCGCGCGCGCGAAGCGACGCTCGCGAGCGGGCTGCCGCCGGCCGCGTTGTCGGCCGCCTGCGCGTCGGCGAACCTCACCGATACGCTCGCCGCGGCGCTGAACGCGCTCACGCCCGCACTCGCGCAGTTCGGCACCGACGGGCTCGCGCCGTTCCTGCCGCGCTGGCACGCACTGCACGCGTACGCGGGACGTGAAGTCGTGCTGCTCGAACAGGGCGTCGAACGCGTGCGCGGCATCGCGACGGGCATCGACGCGACCGGCCAGCTGCTGCTCGACACGCCCGACGGCATCCAGGCGATCGCGGCCGGCGACGTCTCGCTGCGCGAAGCGCAATGAACGACCCGCATCTGCTGATCGACGCCGGCAACAGCCGGATCAAGTGGGCGCTTGCCGACGCGCAGCGCACGCTCGTCGACACCGGCGCGTTCGGCCATACGCGCGACGGCGGTGCCGATCCCGACTGGTCGGCTCTGCCGCGTCCGCGTGGCGCATGGATCTCGAACGTCGCGGGCGCCGACGTGGCCGCGCGGCTCGATGCGCTGCTCGACGCCCGCTGGCCGGGCCTCGCGCGCACGACGATCCGCTCGCGGCCTGCGCAATGCGGCGTGACGAACGGCTATACGACGCCCGAGCAGCTCGGCAGCGATCGCTGGGCCGGCCTGATCGGCGCACGGGCGGCGTTTCCGGGCGAGCATCTGCTGATCGCGACGTTCGGCACGGCAACGACGCTCGAAGCGCTGCGCGCGGACGGCCGTTTCACTGGCGGGCTGATCGCGCCGGGCTGGGCACTGATGATGCGTGCGCTCGGCACGCACACTGCGCAGTTGCCGACGCTCACGACCGACATCGCGAGCGGGCTGCTCGCGGGCGGGCGAGCCGAGCCGTTCCAGGTCGATACGCCGCGCTCGCTGTCGGCTGGCTGCCTGTACGCGCAGGCGGGGCTGATCGAGCGCGCATGGCGCGATCTCGCCGATGCATGGCAGGCGCCCGTGCGCCTCGTGCTGGCGGGCGGCGCGGCGGACGACGTCGCGCGCGCGCTGACGCTGCCGCATACGCGACACGACGCGCTGATCCTGTCGGGGCTTGCGTTGATCGCCGCGGAAGCGGCGGCGCAGGATTGACGGCAACCGGCCGGCATCGCGCCAGTCGCGTCGATGGATGCCCGGCTGCGGGCATCGTCACGGTGAAGATGGAAAACCGGGCGCCGGCGTTTGCGCCCATGCAGACACCCGGCCGCATGGGCATGCGGCCCGGCCGACGCGTACGATCGCCCGCGGCAGATCAGCGACCCCGCGCGCCGTGCGGCCGGCCCGACCGAACGATTGAACGACTCAACAACGACGAGGAGTATCGACGATGCTGCGCTGGCTGATCGCTGTTCTCATTCTCGCGAACCTGCTGGCGTTCGTCGCGGTGCGCGGTGTGTTCGGGCCGCTGCCGGCGGCCGGCCCGCGCGAACCGGGCGTGTTGGCCCGGCAGGTTCGGCCCGATGCGTTGCATGCGATGCCGCTCGCGCAGGCGAGCGATCAGCCCGTGATCGGCGGCCCGATCGGCGCGCCGGCCGTAACGGCCGAGCCGCTCGCGGCCTCCGCGCCCTGACGGCGCGGCACCCGCATCAAGACTGCTGCGCGCGCACCTTCTTGAGCAGCGCGGTGGTCGAGCGGTCGTGCTCGAACGGAATCGCGAGCGCACGCCCGCCCCAGCCGCGCACGATGGCCGATTCCGGCAGCGCGTCCATGTCGTAGTCGCCGCCCTTCACGAGAATGTCCGGACGGACGGCCTCGATCAGCGACACCGGCGTCTTTTCCTCGAATTTCACGACCCAGTCGACGCTTTCCAGCGCCGCGAGCAGCGCCATCCGGTCTTCCTCGCGGTTGATCGGACGGTCGTCGCCCTTGCCGAGCATGCGCACCGACGCATCGCTGTTCACACCGACGATCAGGCACGCGCCGAGCGCCTTCGCATCGGCGAGATACGTGACGTGGCCCCGGTGCAGGATGTCGAACACGCCGTTCGTGAACACAACGGGCGAAGGCAGCGAAGCGCGCAGGGCAACCAGGGCATCGCGGGTGATCAGCTTGCGTTCGAAGGTAGCGGACATGATGAATTTCGGATGGCGTGAGCGGCGCGCGGTGCACGTCGCAGCGGAACACGGCGGCGCCAGATAAAAAGCCCGCCGGATGGTCGGGCGGGCTTCATGCGGAACTACACTGCGGCGATCGCGGCCGGCGTCGCTTCATGCCAGCTTCGATGCCGCGCAGCCTCAGGCCGGTTGCGCGGCCGACGACGGGCCGCTTTCGGACTGCAGGCGGCCAGTGACTTCCTTGCGGTAGCGGTTCAGTTCCTGGGCGGTCGCGAACGTGCGCTCGAACAGGATCGACAGGTTGTGCAGGATCCGTTCGACGACCTTCTTTTCCCACTCGCCGTCGAAGCGGATCTGCTCGTCGAGCCAGCGCTCGAGCCATTCCGGATCGGGCAGGCGGGACTGCACGGTGTCGCGCGGGAACAGCGCCTGGTTCACGTGCAGGTTCGTCGGGTGCAGCGGCTTCTCGGTGCGGCGCGCCGACGCCATCAGCACGCCGATTTTCGCGAACGCCGCACGCGCGACGTCGCCGCAATTGTTCAGCGCCTTCTTCATGTAGCGCAGGTATGCGCCGCCATGGCGTGCTTCATCGCGCGAGATCGTTTCGTAGATGTGCTTGATGACCGGCTCGGTGTGCCAGTCGGCCGCGCAGCGATACCAGTGGTTCAGGCGGATCTCGCCGCAGAAGTGCAGCATCAGCGTCTCGAGCGGCGGCGCCGGATCGAACTCGAAGCGCACTGCGTGCAGTTCTTCTTCGGTCGGCACCATTTCAGGCCGGAAGCGGCGCAGGTATTCCATCAGCACGAGCGAATGCTTCTGCTCCTCGAAGAACCACACGCTCATGAACGCGGAAAAGTCGCTGTCGTGCTGGTTGTCGCGCAGGAACATTTCCGTCGCGGGCAGCGCCGACCATTCGGTGATCGCGTTCATCTTGATCGTCTTCGCCTGCTCGTCGGTGAGCAGCGAAGCGTCGAACTTGTCCCACGGAATGTCCTTCTCCATGTCCCAACGGACAGCTTCGAGCGACCTGTAAAGTTCCGGATAAAGCATGGTGTTCATGATGGTCCCACCCCTGTTCTGCGCAATGCGACTTCTCTAAACGTGACTGTTGCCGCGCCAGCGCGCGAACGCGCCTTTTGC
The sequence above is a segment of the Burkholderia diffusa genome. Coding sequences within it:
- a CDS encoding tetratricopeptide repeat protein, yielding MQPIRTMRPAESGFSGAARRVLRAKLPPAALLAAAAVTVAAVVAATGWRAAGPAPSAAQLDEWQAMVAQAVEPHALAQLRTLARRGSGDAQAALGIALVDAREPGLRDEGRGWLETAAQADGRTDTPAVRRAQLALGKALLLGSGDMPKDYARARTLLGEAAAQGDPAAAYYLGLIYRSGYGIAADPAQAAHWFAIASRVDIPAADFMLANAYREGSGVPRDEARALALYRRAAEHELPEAVQTLAMAYRNGELGLRADADEFHAQWIETAHALKHPVVAP
- a CDS encoding biotin--[acetyl-CoA-carboxylase] ligase — protein: MNAPTSSDMPDSGDAHIARNRLEAHLDAGPRAWPLDIVAATGSTNADVATRLKALPRTANALPAPLVRVAFEQTAGRGRQGRPWFAQPGNALLCSVGCIVPRPVDALGGLSIAIGVALAEGLATLPLDARTRVALKWPNDLLLTATDDGAPRIVGKLAGILIETVWTTADATAVVIGFGINVRGAEAVAAQVDALRAREATLASGLPPAALSAACASANLTDTLAAALNALTPALAQFGTDGLAPFLPRWHALHAYAGREVVLLEQGVERVRGIATGIDATGQLLLDTPDGIQAIAAGDVSLREAQ
- a CDS encoding type III pantothenate kinase; amino-acid sequence: MNDPHLLIDAGNSRIKWALADAQRTLVDTGAFGHTRDGGADPDWSALPRPRGAWISNVAGADVAARLDALLDARWPGLARTTIRSRPAQCGVTNGYTTPEQLGSDRWAGLIGARAAFPGEHLLIATFGTATTLEALRADGRFTGGLIAPGWALMMRALGTHTAQLPTLTTDIASGLLAGGRAEPFQVDTPRSLSAGCLYAQAGLIERAWRDLADAWQAPVRLVLAGGAADDVARALTLPHTRHDALILSGLALIAAEAAAQD
- the rfaE2 gene encoding D-glycero-beta-D-manno-heptose 1-phosphate adenylyltransferase — its product is MSATFERKLITRDALVALRASLPSPVVFTNGVFDILHRGHVTYLADAKALGACLIVGVNSDASVRMLGKGDDRPINREEDRMALLAALESVDWVVKFEEKTPVSLIEAVRPDILVKGGDYDMDALPESAIVRGWGGRALAIPFEHDRSTTALLKKVRAQQS
- a CDS encoding ferritin gives rise to the protein MNTMLYPELYRSLEAVRWDMEKDIPWDKFDASLLTDEQAKTIKMNAITEWSALPATEMFLRDNQHDSDFSAFMSVWFFEEQKHSLVLMEYLRRFRPEMVPTEEELHAVRFEFDPAPPLETLMLHFCGEIRLNHWYRCAADWHTEPVIKHIYETISRDEARHGGAYLRYMKKALNNCGDVARAAFAKIGVLMASARRTEKPLHPTNLHVNQALFPRDTVQSRLPDPEWLERWLDEQIRFDGEWEKKVVERILHNLSILFERTFATAQELNRYRKEVTGRLQSESGPSSAAQPA